The segment ATGTAAAACAAACTAAAACACCTTGAGTTTATTCAGGGGGTTATCAATCGAATGGCTGAAAACGTGTTTTTTCAAGCGTTTAGACAAAAACCATCTTTATACTAATTACAGCGAAATTGATGACGAAGAATACAGCGTGAGCAAAGAAGATAAAAAAGTAAATAAAAAGTTTTATAAAAATTAATTTTTAAAATATGACCACACAACGAGAAAAAATAATTAAAGCCACGAGGGAAATTTTAGAAAATTCGCCAAAAGGAATTCGCTATGCTGATTTAATAAGGAGCATAAGTGAAGCATTACCGGATACAAAAATAAATACGATTCACGGAACTATTTGGGAATTTAAGCAAAAAATTGATAAAGGAGAGATTAAAGACGTAGCAAGACCAGAAAAAGGATTATATATTTTACGGAAATATTTAAAAGAGAAGGAATTTGGTACAACCGAATACGAAGAAGAAGAAACGGAAATCAAGGAAGAAGATTTTTATAAATTATTCGCGCACTATTTGGTAAATGATTTAGAAGAATGCACAAAAGCGGTGTCGTTAGGTGGTAATAGGTTTCAAGATAGGTGGGGTACGCCAGATGTTATTGGGACTTATAGAATTTTGGGAATTGGCCATATTCAGCCGCCGATTGAAGTTATTAGCGCTGAAATAAAAACTGATATAAATCAACTGATTACATCTTTTGGCCAAGCGTGTTCTTATAAACTTTTTAGTCATAAAGTTTATTTAGTCATCCCGAAAGACGCACGAGGAATCGATATTAAAAGAATAGAATCACTGTGTCTTAAGTTTGGTATCGGCTTAATACTTTTTGATAGAACCAATAAAGAAAATCCTGAATTTGAGATATTAACAAGGGCGGTAAAAAGCGAACCAGACTATTTTTATTTAAACAAATATTTACGGCTAATTGAAGATGTAGCAAGTGAATTATTTTAGTTATGCTTTACGAAATTTTTAATGCCAACAAAGAATTTTTCGGGCAGGATTTTTTTGCTTCTCGGCTTGGTGATGAAGTAGTTCAAATTTGAATCCGAAACTCGAGTTGCGGGAATATCAAAAAGAATTTGAGAAAGTTTTAAATCGCCAGTTGAATGTTTTAGAAAATAAATCTGGCTAATTTGTTGATTTATTGTATAATATCAGAGTAAAAATTAAAAATAACGTTATAGAATTATCAGAATTAATTGTTTTAATGGAGAGATTAATAAATAAATTTTGAAATATGAATAAAAAGAATATAGCAATTATTTTTATTTTATTAGTTGCAATATTAATTATCGTGGTTATAACTTTTTCGCATCAACAGGAAAATCCTGTGGCGAGTATTGATGAAAATTATTGTAATCAATACCAGCCCGATTTTTGTCCTGATGGCTGTGTTGTCTGTCCGCCATGTCCTGAATGTAGTTCAATTCAGTGCCGTTTAGCTTCATCGTGTGAGGCAATGAATTTTAACAAAGGTTGGTATCAGTCAATAAAATCAGCTTCTGAGATGCCTATAGGCATGGCTAACCCGGCTTCGGTTTATTGTCGAGAACAAGGGGGAAAATTAGAAATGAGAGGAGATAGTAATAGTGGCTGGTACGGAGTTTGTATTTTTTCTGATGGGAGTGAGTGCGATGAATGGGCATTTTACAGAGGTGAATGTGGCCGAGACCAACAAAATGATTGTGTAAAACGAGGCGCTTATTGCGCTACGGAATGCGAAAAAGAAGATGGCGTTGTTTATTTAAAAGGATGCCCACCGGATCAAATTTGTTGTATGCCAAAAGAGTTGACGCGTTTATCATCGCCTTCTTGCAAAAATTTATGCGGTGATGGAATTTGCCAAGAAATGGTTTGTTTAGCCATTGGCTGTCCTTGTGCTGAAACAGCAAGAAATTGCCCTCAAGATTGCAAATAGATTTATTAATTTTTTAGATGAATCTTTAAAATAGCAGTATAAAAATGTTTATATTTAACAGAATAAAATACAAAAGTTAATTTTTAAATTTTATTTTAATTTAAAAAATGTATTTTGAACAATATACTTTTGAAAGAGAAAGAGCGTATTTACAAGAAAAAGGGGAAAATCTTCAAAAAATTCGACAAGAAGTTGATAAAATTATTGACGCCGAGGGATTGCCAATAGATTCTAATATTAAAGAAACAGTGATTGCATTAATGGCTCTGGATTTTCCTGCCTCTGCTTCTTGTGAAGGACACTTAGAAAAAGAGCACGGCTTTGGCGCACCTTGGGTAGAAATTACTGCTCCGAATCAACCGGAAGAGAGATTTATTGGCGAGAAAGAGGTTTATCAAAGAATTGCCGAAAAATACAAAGTTCCCTTAGAAGACGTAAGACGAGGCAAACATTATAAGGCCTACAAAGAAGCGGTTAATGAGGCCTCAAAAAGCGATGAAACTCCTGAATATAAAAAATGGCGGCAGGAAAATAGAAAATTAATGAAAAGGGCAGAGGAGGTATTAGCCGAGTTCTACAAAAACCGAAAAGTCCCGTCAAATGTTCATTTGGAGATTGAGAAATTTGGAGAAGGCGATTATTTTAGAATTTATAATGGCGGGGAAGATTATAAAGCAGAAAAAAAGGAATTAACAGAAGAACAAATAAAAATAAAAAAAGAGAGATTAAAAGATTGCCAAAAAGAGATGCAAGAATTTGCTGAATTTTTGGAAAAGAAATATTTTGCCAGTTAAAGACAAATAACAAAATATGAACAGACAAGAAGACATTATTTTAAAATTAAAAGAAAGTCGTCTTTTAGGCAAAAGCGGAAGTGATTTCCCTACTGGTTTAAAATGGGAGATGGTTAAAAGGGCTAAAGCAAAAAAGAAATATATTATTTGTAATGCCGCTGAGGGCGAACCAAACGTCTTTAAAGACGGTTTTATTTTAGAAAATTATCCTGATAAAGTTATTGAAGGAATTAAAATTGCTCTTAACACTATAGATAATAGTTTTGCTTATATTTATCTTCGCCAAGATTATTACGAAAAATTTGCCAAAAAATTAAAGAAAATAATCGGGAACCTTCCTATTTGCCTTTTTAAAAAAAGAGGAGGATATTTAGCTGGCGAGGAAACCTCCATTTTAGAATCCATAGAAGGCAGAAATCCGGAGCCGAGAATAAAACCGCCCTTTCCTACTCAATTTGGCTTATGGGGCTATCCTACTTTAATTAATAATGTAGAAACTTTTTATGATGTGGCGAAAATTATCAGAAATGAATACAAAAATACACGTTTTTATTCTCTTAGTGGAGATATAAAAAATAAAGGAGTTTATGAATTGCCGGAAAATTATTTTATCTCTCAAATTTTGAAAGAAACAAACAATTTACCGGATTTTGATTTTTTTGTCCAACGTGGTGGAGGAATAAGTGGCGAGATTTTGCTCCCTTCTGAATTAAATCAACCGACAGGAGGAGCAGGAGCCATTATTATTTTCAATCGCTCTAAAACAGATATTTTTTCTTTAATGGAAAAATGGATTAATTTTTTTCTTAAAGAAAATTGTGATAAATGTACGCCTTGTCGAGAAGGCGTTTTTAGATTGGCGGAAATGATAGAAAAAAAAGAAATTGATAAAGAAGTATTAAAAGATTTATTTTTTGTTTTAGAACAAAGCAGTTTTTGCGCTTTAGGCAAAAGTGTGGTTCCTTTGTTTAGCAGTTTAATAAATAAATTAGAATGAATAAAAATAAAAAAATTCAAATACAGATAAATAATAAAAATATTAATGGCCAAGAGGGAGAGACAATTTTAGAAGTGGCTAAAAAAAATAAAATAGAAATTCCTGCTCTTTGTTTTCACCCGGATTTAAGTATAAAAGCAAATTGCCGATTATGTTTAGTGGAGATAAAAGGAAAAAATGGGTTATATCCTGCTTGCTTTACTAAAATAGAGCCGGGAATGAAAATTATTACCAATTCAGCAAAAATCAATAAAGCTAGAAAAATTAATTTAGAATTAATTTTTTCTCAGCATTGCGAAGAATGTTATGATTGCGTCTGGGGTTTTGATTGTTTGCTTCTTAAATTAGCTAAAAAATACAAGGTTAAAATTACTAGATTCCCTGACAGAAAAAAGGGCTATCCTCTTTATCAATTCGGCCCGGCGTTAATTTTTGATAGTTCTAAATGTATTGATTGCCGAAATTGTGTTGATGTTTGTCAAAAACAAGGTATAGAATTTTTAAAAACAAAAGAAAAAGGGCACCTTTTTCAAGTAATTCCTTCAGAAGATAAAAATAAAGATTGTGTTTATTGTGGGCAATGTATTACTCATTGTCCAGCAGGCGCTTTTGAAGCAGTGGGAGAATTCGAAGAAGTGGAAACACCTTTATTAGATAAAAAT is part of the Parcubacteria group bacterium ADurb.Bin159 genome and harbors:
- the nqo1 gene encoding NADH-quinone oxidoreductase subunit 1 produces the protein MNRQEDIILKLKESRLLGKSGSDFPTGLKWEMVKRAKAKKKYIICNAAEGEPNVFKDGFILENYPDKVIEGIKIALNTIDNSFAYIYLRQDYYEKFAKKLKKIIGNLPICLFKKRGGYLAGEETSILESIEGRNPEPRIKPPFPTQFGLWGYPTLINNVETFYDVAKIIRNEYKNTRFYSLSGDIKNKGVYELPENYFISQILKETNNLPDFDFFVQRGGGISGEILLPSELNQPTGGAGAIIIFNRSKTDIFSLMEKWINFFLKENCDKCTPCREGVFRLAEMIEKKEIDKEVLKDLFFVLEQSSFCALGKSVVPLFSSLINKLE